From Bifidobacterium sp. ESL0790, one genomic window encodes:
- the mfd gene encoding transcription-repair coupling factor: MNGSLSAFLERLEDDEAFRDLLSGDVEAPEGAGDQAIIVGAPNGIRPALAAAKAQYAPVVLVVSSSREAEETVNAIRSWYGGDPGEVCQLEAWETLPHERLSPRADTVASRMAVFRRLCHPQDGSEMFGPIRVLVMPVRSLIQPVVAGLGDVEPLVFTIGHELPLDEAVSRLVENAYTRVDLVVNRGEFAVRGGILDVFPPTLPHPVRIEFFGDEIDTIRQFHASDQRTYGDDIQTIWATPCRELQLTDKVRSRAKSLIGKIPNADDMLQSIADAIPLEGMESLIPALIDDMQPVAGMLPADAVVMLSDPEKLRRAAADLAKTANEFLAASWHVAASGHGAGAPISFDQASFLDFDETISSLEYSNHEVWQLTSFGVDATRPGHIELDAKVPEEYRGDEKRATSGVEGLIDDGFEVKITAASQSTLARLRRALGETGVTRFDTIASQALDGFVDMAAKLAILTERDLTGRTSAVAQRKTSRRRHKAIDLMELKAGDYVVHEQHGIGQFVEMRQRTTGVGANRATREYLVIQYAPSKRNAPPDKLFIPTDQLDLVSKYIGADKPKLNKLGGSDWAQTKAKARKHVHEIADDLVKLYSARQQAKGFAFSPDTPWQKELEDAFPYQETADQLTAIDEVKADMERPVPMDRLICGDVGFGKTEIAVRAAFKAVQDGKQVAILAPTTLLVQQHYETFTERYEGFPVDVAAMSRFQTKKEIGKTLEGLESGEVDVVIGTHKLLNPKIKFKDLGLLIIDEEQRFGVEHKETLKALRTNIDVLSLSATPIPRTLEMAVTGIREMSTLATPPEDRLPVLTYVGAYEDAQVTAAVRRELLRGGQVFYVHNRVNDIDKIAAKIHDLVPEARIGIAHGKMGEKQLDNIIQDFWHRDIDVLVCTTIIETGLDISNANTLIVDHADRFGLSQLHQLRGRVGRGRERAYAYFLYDPSKPMTQQSHDRLATIAQNTALGSGFDVAMKDLELRGTGNLLGGEQSGHIEGVGFDLYVRMVSDAVEKYKEPERKESVAVTIDLPIEASIPVDYIDSDKLRLEAYRKLAGARSEKDLTELREELTDRYGPLPEEFDTLFDVARLRRKARELGITEIVTQGSRVRVAKIDPPESMQMRLSRIYKGSQYRPVTHTLLIPAPFGGSLGGKPMTSPEVMGWADQLLDDLAWKPGTAK, from the coding sequence ATGAACGGCTCGCTTTCGGCGTTCCTGGAGCGCTTGGAAGACGACGAGGCCTTCCGCGACCTGCTTTCCGGCGACGTGGAGGCCCCCGAAGGCGCCGGCGACCAGGCGATCATCGTCGGCGCGCCCAATGGCATCCGTCCGGCACTCGCTGCGGCCAAGGCCCAATACGCGCCCGTCGTGCTCGTCGTCTCGTCGAGCCGCGAGGCCGAGGAGACCGTCAACGCCATCCGCTCGTGGTATGGGGGCGATCCGGGCGAGGTCTGCCAGCTCGAGGCGTGGGAGACCCTGCCACACGAGCGCCTCTCGCCCCGCGCCGACACCGTGGCCAGCCGCATGGCCGTCTTCCGCAGGCTCTGCCATCCGCAGGACGGCAGCGAGATGTTCGGCCCGATTCGAGTCTTGGTGATGCCGGTCCGCTCGCTCATCCAGCCGGTGGTGGCCGGCCTGGGCGATGTGGAGCCGCTGGTTTTCACCATCGGGCACGAGCTGCCCTTGGACGAGGCCGTCTCAAGGCTGGTGGAGAACGCCTACACGCGCGTCGACCTGGTGGTCAACCGTGGCGAGTTCGCGGTGCGCGGCGGCATTCTCGACGTCTTCCCGCCCACGCTGCCGCACCCGGTGCGCATCGAGTTCTTCGGCGACGAGATCGACACCATCCGCCAGTTCCACGCCTCCGACCAGCGCACCTACGGCGACGACATCCAGACCATATGGGCCACGCCCTGCCGCGAGCTCCAGCTGACCGACAAGGTCCGCTCTCGCGCCAAATCGCTGATTGGCAAGATTCCCAACGCCGACGACATGCTGCAATCCATCGCCGACGCCATCCCGCTGGAGGGCATGGAATCGCTCATCCCCGCGCTCATCGACGACATGCAGCCGGTGGCCGGGATGCTGCCCGCCGACGCCGTGGTGATGCTCTCCGACCCCGAGAAACTGCGCCGCGCGGCCGCCGATCTGGCCAAGACCGCCAACGAGTTCCTCGCCGCCAGCTGGCACGTCGCCGCGAGCGGTCACGGCGCCGGCGCGCCCATCAGCTTCGACCAAGCCAGCTTCCTCGATTTCGACGAGACCATATCGTCCCTGGAATATTCGAACCACGAGGTCTGGCAGCTCACCAGCTTCGGCGTCGACGCCACCAGGCCCGGCCATATCGAACTCGACGCCAAGGTGCCCGAGGAATACCGTGGCGACGAAAAACGCGCCACATCCGGCGTCGAAGGCCTGATCGACGACGGCTTTGAGGTGAAGATCACCGCCGCCTCGCAGTCCACGCTCGCCCGCCTGCGCCGCGCCTTGGGTGAGACGGGCGTCACGCGCTTCGACACCATCGCCTCGCAGGCCCTCGACGGCTTCGTCGACATGGCCGCCAAGCTCGCCATCTTGACCGAACGTGACCTGACCGGCCGGACGAGCGCCGTGGCCCAACGCAAGACCTCGCGCCGTCGCCACAAGGCCATCGACCTCATGGAGCTCAAGGCCGGCGACTACGTGGTGCACGAGCAGCACGGCATCGGCCAGTTCGTCGAGATGCGCCAGCGCACCACCGGTGTGGGCGCCAACCGCGCCACCCGCGAATACCTGGTCATCCAATACGCGCCCTCCAAGCGCAACGCCCCGCCCGACAAGCTCTTCATCCCCACCGACCAGCTCGACCTGGTCTCCAAGTACATCGGCGCCGACAAGCCCAAACTCAACAAACTCGGCGGCTCCGACTGGGCGCAGACCAAGGCCAAGGCCCGCAAGCACGTCCACGAGATCGCCGACGACCTGGTCAAGCTCTATTCTGCCCGCCAGCAGGCCAAGGGCTTCGCCTTCAGCCCCGACACCCCATGGCAGAAGGAGCTCGAGGACGCCTTCCCTTACCAGGAGACCGCCGACCAGCTCACCGCCATCGACGAGGTGAAGGCCGACATGGAGCGCCCCGTGCCCATGGACCGCCTCATCTGCGGCGACGTGGGCTTCGGCAAGACCGAGATCGCCGTGCGCGCCGCGTTCAAGGCCGTGCAGGACGGCAAGCAGGTGGCCATCCTCGCGCCCACCACGCTTCTGGTGCAGCAGCATTATGAGACGTTCACCGAGCGCTACGAGGGCTTCCCGGTCGACGTGGCCGCCATGAGCCGCTTCCAGACCAAGAAGGAGATCGGCAAGACGCTCGAAGGCCTGGAATCCGGCGAGGTCGACGTGGTGATCGGCACCCATAAGCTCCTCAATCCCAAGATCAAGTTCAAGGACCTGGGCCTGCTGATCATCGACGAGGAGCAGCGTTTCGGCGTCGAGCACAAGGAGACGCTGAAGGCGCTGCGCACCAACATCGACGTGCTCTCGCTTTCGGCCACGCCAATCCCGAGGACGCTGGAGATGGCGGTCACCGGCATCCGCGAGATGTCCACGCTGGCCACGCCTCCCGAGGACCGCCTGCCCGTGCTCACTTATGTGGGCGCCTACGAGGACGCGCAGGTCACCGCCGCCGTCCGGCGCGAGCTGCTGCGCGGCGGCCAGGTCTTCTACGTGCACAACCGCGTCAACGACATCGACAAGATCGCCGCCAAGATCCACGACCTGGTGCCCGAGGCCCGCATCGGCATCGCGCACGGCAAGATGGGGGAGAAACAGCTCGACAACATCATCCAGGACTTCTGGCACCGAGACATCGACGTGCTGGTGTGCACCACGATCATCGAGACAGGGCTTGATATCAGCAACGCCAACACTTTGATCGTCGACCACGCCGACCGCTTCGGCCTCAGCCAGCTGCACCAGCTGCGAGGCCGCGTGGGCCGTGGCCGCGAACGCGCCTACGCCTACTTCCTCTACGACCCGAGCAAGCCGATGACCCAGCAATCCCACGATCGCCTGGCCACCATCGCCCAGAACACGGCCCTCGGCTCCGGCTTCGACGTGGCGATGAAGGACCTCGAGCTGCGCGGCACCGGCAACCTCCTGGGCGGCGAGCAGAGCGGCCACATCGAGGGCGTCGGCTTCGACCTCTACGTGCGCATGGTCTCCGACGCCGTCGAGAAATACAAGGAGCCGGAACGCAAGGAGTCCGTCGCCGTCACCATCGACCTGCCCATCGAGGCGTCGATCCCGGTCGACTACATCGACTCCGACAAGCTGCGCCTCGAGGCCTACCGCAAGCTGGCCGGCGCCCGCAGCGAGAAGGACCTCACCGAGCTGCGCGAAGAGCTCACCGACCGTTACGGCCCGCTGCCCGAGGAATTCGACACCCTCTTCGACGTGGCCCGCCTGCGCCGCAAGGCCCGCGAACTCGGCATCACCGAGATCGTCACCCAAGGCAGCCGCGTCCGGGTGGCCAAGATAGACCCGCCGGAGTCGATGCAGATGCGCCTCTCGCGGATCTACAAGGGCTCGCAATACCGCCCCGTGACCCACACCTTGCTCATTCCCGCCCCGTTCGGCGGCTCGCTCGGCGGCAAGCCGATGACCAGCCCCGAGGTGATGGGCTGGGCCGACCAGCTGCTCGACGACCTCGCCTGGAAGCCCGGAACCGCGAAGTAG
- the eno gene encoding phosphopyruvate hydratase codes for MAAIESVYAREILDSRGNPTVEVVLDCVDGSQGLGLVPSGASTGEAEAWERRDGDKSRYQGKGVLDAVKAVNEVIAPKVIGMDATDQRALDETMIELDGTPNKGKLGANAILGVSLAAMYAAADSADLPLYRYIGGTNGHILPVPNMNIMNGGAHADFATDIQEYMISPYGFDTYSDALRAGVEVYHTLKGILKKDGHETGLGDEGGFAPKMKTNEDSLKYIVKAIEAAGYEPGKQIGLCLDVASSEFYKKDIDKYHFDGADRDADYMLDYYKELVSKYPLVSIEDPFAEEDWGAWQKITAAMGDELQFVGDDLLVTNPKRLQKGIDLKAANSLLVKLNQIGTVTETLDAIELATANGFTSMVSHRSGETSDTTIADLAVAKNTRQIKTGAPARGERIAKYNRLLEIEEELGSTAEYAGYSAFKACKKYVK; via the coding sequence GTGGCAGCTATTGAAAGCGTTTATGCACGCGAAATTCTTGATTCCCGCGGAAACCCGACCGTCGAGGTCGTTCTCGACTGCGTCGATGGCTCTCAAGGCTTGGGCCTGGTTCCCTCCGGCGCTTCGACCGGCGAGGCTGAGGCTTGGGAGCGTCGCGATGGCGACAAGTCCCGTTACCAGGGCAAGGGTGTCCTCGACGCGGTGAAGGCCGTCAACGAGGTCATCGCCCCCAAGGTCATCGGCATGGACGCCACCGACCAGCGCGCCCTCGACGAGACCATGATCGAGCTCGACGGCACCCCCAACAAGGGCAAGCTGGGCGCCAACGCCATCCTCGGCGTCTCCCTGGCCGCGATGTACGCCGCCGCCGACTCCGCCGACCTGCCGCTCTACCGCTACATCGGCGGCACCAACGGCCACATCCTGCCGGTGCCGAACATGAACATCATGAACGGCGGGGCGCACGCCGACTTCGCCACCGACATCCAGGAGTACATGATCTCCCCCTACGGCTTCGACACATACAGCGACGCGCTGCGTGCCGGCGTCGAGGTCTACCACACCCTCAAGGGCATCCTCAAGAAGGACGGCCACGAGACCGGTCTCGGCGACGAGGGCGGCTTCGCCCCGAAGATGAAGACCAACGAGGACTCCCTCAAGTACATCGTGAAGGCCATCGAGGCCGCCGGCTATGAGCCCGGCAAGCAGATTGGTCTGTGCCTCGACGTCGCGTCCTCCGAGTTCTACAAGAAGGACATCGACAAGTACCACTTCGACGGCGCCGACCGCGATGCCGACTACATGCTGGATTACTACAAGGAGCTCGTCTCCAAGTACCCGCTGGTCTCCATCGAGGATCCATTCGCCGAGGAGGATTGGGGCGCCTGGCAGAAGATCACCGCCGCCATGGGCGATGAGCTCCAGTTCGTCGGCGACGACCTGCTCGTGACCAACCCGAAGCGTCTGCAGAAGGGCATCGACCTCAAGGCCGCCAACAGCCTGCTGGTCAAGCTTAACCAGATCGGCACCGTCACCGAGACGCTCGACGCCATCGAGCTCGCCACTGCCAACGGCTTCACCTCCATGGTCTCCCACCGTTCCGGCGAGACCTCCGACACCACGATCGCCGACCTGGCCGTCGCGAAGAACACCCGCCAGATCAAGACCGGCGCCCCGGCCCGTGGCGAGCGCATCGCGAAGTACAACCGCCTGCTCGAGATCGAGGAGGAGCTTGGCTCCACCGCCGAGTACGCCGGCTATTCCGCCTTCAAGGCCTGCAAGAAGTACGTGAAGTAG
- a CDS encoding septum formation initiator family protein: protein MSTSSRKRATGRGTAKTKTKSKSKSASSKRDFGPLALFVVVIVVVLGVIQLATTIYSYSQSLTELNGLKRQESQLIAKKANLENDISRWNDKAYVTAQARQRLGFVFPGEQSIHVEHPEAVTGVKPKNDTKTTSTDQSSRTLPWYSELAYGFKKADEPLPSQQKGTVTAPDQQGDKAKSGQKQDAKDQPDSGNGQSKSGSQKTTSGPGH, encoded by the coding sequence ATGAGCACATCGAGTCGCAAGCGCGCCACCGGGCGCGGGACCGCCAAGACGAAGACCAAATCGAAGTCGAAGTCGGCGTCCTCCAAGCGCGACTTCGGGCCCTTGGCGCTGTTCGTTGTCGTGATCGTCGTGGTGCTGGGCGTCATCCAGCTGGCCACCACGATCTATAGCTACAGCCAGAGCCTCACCGAACTCAACGGGCTCAAACGCCAGGAATCGCAGCTCATCGCCAAGAAGGCGAACCTGGAGAACGACATCTCGCGCTGGAACGACAAGGCCTACGTCACCGCCCAGGCCAGGCAGCGGCTCGGCTTCGTCTTCCCCGGCGAGCAGTCGATTCACGTGGAGCACCCCGAGGCGGTCACCGGCGTGAAGCCCAAGAACGACACCAAGACGACCAGCACCGACCAGAGCTCGCGCACCCTGCCGTGGTACAGCGAGCTGGCGTATGGCTTCAAGAAGGCAGACGAGCCGCTGCCGAGCCAGCAGAAGGGCACGGTGACGGCGCCGGACCAGCAGGGCGACAAGGCGAAAAGCGGCCAGAAGCAGGACGCGAAGGACCAGCCGGATTCCGGTAACGGGCAATCCAAGTCGGGTTCGCAGAAGACCACGTCGGGCCCAGGGCACTGA
- a CDS encoding DUF501 domain-containing protein: MADPATEDDIALVTKQLGRFPRGMVAVGARCVCGRPLAVITRPQLPDGTPFPTTCYLTSPEAVKAASHVEADGSMQHYTDLVQHDEAIHERYERAHQLYLVFRHELAVRLGDSEEHIAGTSAGGMPVRVKCLHALLAQTLVMGEGANPIGDIVMERIAADFDPKVCRCTTTLDEPAGK; this comes from the coding sequence ATGGCCGACCCGGCCACGGAGGACGACATCGCCCTGGTGACCAAGCAGCTCGGGCGTTTCCCGCGCGGCATGGTGGCCGTGGGCGCCCGATGCGTGTGCGGCAGACCCCTGGCCGTGATCACCCGCCCGCAGCTGCCCGACGGCACGCCGTTCCCGACCACCTGCTACCTCACCAGCCCCGAGGCCGTGAAGGCCGCCTCGCACGTCGAGGCCGACGGGTCGATGCAGCACTACACCGACTTGGTGCAGCACGACGAGGCGATCCACGAGCGCTATGAGCGGGCCCACCAGCTCTACCTCGTCTTCCGCCACGAGCTGGCCGTGCGCCTGGGCGACAGCGAGGAGCACATCGCCGGCACGAGCGCCGGTGGCATGCCGGTGCGCGTCAAATGCCTGCACGCCCTGCTGGCCCAGACGCTGGTGATGGGCGAGGGGGCCAATCCCATCGGCGACATCGTCATGGAGCGCATAGCTGCGGATTTCGACCCCAAGGTCTGCCGGTGCACCACGACGCTCGACGAGCCCGCGGGCAAGTAG
- a CDS encoding Ppx/GppA family phosphatase — protein MDNGADISAEAPVTVAGIDCGTNSIRLKISEVRPDGTTKDIVPRLLRVIRLGEDVDKNHRFSEAALQRAYTAAHEFAEVLGRHPVDGLRFVATSATRDAANRKEFEDGIESILGVRPEVIPGTEEAALSFLGATSVVPRDGLTAPYLVVDLGGGSTEMVLGGDGKSAPATKVQQAFSMNIGSVRMTERHLRHDPPTAEEIAEATADIDEHIDETFEHVPAGKARTIIGVSGTVTTMTALVLGLKEYDHSMVDGVRVRDQDVFAIDDKFLNMTRAERSTYKTIHPGRIDVVGGGALIWNRVLARISEAALADHGEGIDSFVSSDHGLLDGIVLDYGMRLLDRR, from the coding sequence ATGGATAACGGCGCGGATATTTCTGCGGAGGCCCCGGTGACGGTGGCGGGCATCGACTGCGGCACCAACTCGATCAGGCTCAAGATCTCCGAGGTGCGCCCCGACGGCACCACCAAGGACATCGTGCCGAGGCTCCTGCGCGTCATCCGCCTGGGCGAGGACGTCGACAAGAACCACCGCTTCTCCGAGGCCGCCCTGCAGCGCGCCTACACCGCCGCCCACGAGTTCGCCGAGGTGCTGGGCCGCCACCCCGTGGATGGCCTGCGCTTCGTGGCCACATCCGCCACGCGCGACGCCGCCAACCGCAAGGAGTTCGAGGATGGCATCGAGTCCATTCTCGGCGTGCGCCCCGAGGTCATCCCGGGCACGGAGGAGGCCGCCCTGAGCTTCCTTGGCGCCACCAGCGTCGTGCCGCGCGACGGGCTCACCGCGCCCTATCTGGTAGTCGACCTGGGCGGCGGCTCCACCGAGATGGTGCTGGGCGGCGACGGCAAGTCCGCGCCCGCCACGAAGGTGCAGCAGGCCTTCTCGATGAACATCGGCTCGGTGCGCATGACCGAGCGCCACCTGCGCCACGACCCGCCCACCGCCGAGGAGATCGCCGAGGCCACCGCCGACATCGACGAGCACATCGACGAGACGTTCGAGCATGTGCCGGCGGGCAAGGCGCGCACCATCATCGGAGTGTCGGGCACGGTGACCACCATGACCGCGCTTGTGCTGGGCCTGAAGGAATACGACCACAGCATGGTCGACGGCGTGCGTGTGCGCGACCAGGACGTCTTCGCCATCGACGACAAGTTCCTCAACATGACCCGCGCCGAGCGCTCCACCTACAAGACCATCCACCCCGGCCGCATCGACGTGGTGGGCGGGGGAGCGCTGATCTGGAACCGCGTGCTCGCCCGCATTTCCGAGGCCGCGCTCGCCGACCATGGCGAGGGCATCGACTCGTTCGTCTCCAGCGACCACGGTCTGCTTGATGGCATTGTGCTCGACTACGGCATGAGGCTGCTGGATCGGCGCTGA
- a CDS encoding KilA-N domain-containing protein, translating into MTVDKSSRIHAEDVDITIHTVSGQDFISLTDMARHLGASPGDVIRRWLRLADTIDFLSAWESLANPLFDKDAAESIRGQAGKNVFSLSAGEWISKTNAIGIRSSKGRNGGTYAHTDIAFAFASWISPEFHLFVIKDYERLKTAEKERLGVEWHARRELAKTNYRLHTDSVKGMIEESGMSGFRERLAYASEADVINLAVFGQKASSWRKDHEGWKGNMRDYAPASELVILQNIEALSSVLIREGKSKEERFRILLMEAQRQREVLKPDMPSIEKIQRIIDDSEKSDKRIGDRKEDLND; encoded by the coding sequence ATGACGGTGGATAAGTCTTCTAGAATTCACGCCGAAGATGTGGACATTACAATTCATACCGTGTCTGGTCAGGATTTCATCTCTCTTACTGACATGGCCCGTCACCTTGGTGCGTCGCCGGGTGACGTAATTCGTCGCTGGCTGCGATTGGCGGACACCATAGACTTCCTTTCAGCTTGGGAGAGTCTTGCAAACCCGTTGTTTGATAAAGATGCGGCAGAAAGCATTAGAGGACAGGCCGGGAAGAACGTATTCAGTCTTTCTGCCGGAGAGTGGATCAGCAAGACGAACGCAATAGGAATTCGTTCTTCAAAAGGAAGAAACGGTGGAACCTACGCTCATACAGATATCGCGTTCGCGTTCGCCTCATGGATAAGTCCTGAATTCCATCTCTTCGTCATCAAGGACTACGAGCGTCTCAAGACCGCTGAGAAGGAACGTCTGGGGGTTGAATGGCATGCGCGGCGCGAGCTGGCCAAGACCAACTACCGGCTTCATACCGATTCGGTGAAGGGCATGATCGAAGAAAGCGGTATGTCTGGCTTCCGTGAGCGCCTTGCGTATGCTTCTGAAGCTGATGTCATTAATCTTGCCGTGTTCGGGCAGAAGGCGTCCTCGTGGAGGAAGGATCATGAGGGATGGAAGGGGAACATGCGTGACTATGCGCCTGCTTCCGAATTGGTCATCCTGCAGAATATCGAGGCGTTGAGCAGTGTGCTTATCCGTGAGGGCAAGAGTAAGGAAGAGCGTTTCCGCATTCTCCTTATGGAAGCTCAGCGGCAGCGCGAGGTCCTTAAGCCGGATATGCCGTCAATCGAGAAGATTCAGAGAATCATCGATGATTCTGAAAAGTCTGATAAGCGAATTGGTGACAGGAAAGAAGACTTGAACGACTGA